CGAAAACGGCACGGTGAGCCGCATCGACGTGCTGGATAAAGCGATTCCTGAAGACAATGGTGTCGAGATCGGCACGCCGTTTGGCGATCTCTATAAAAAAGCGCAGGGCGTCTGCCAGAAAGCCAGCGCGCCGGATGATGAGGGCGTGGAGTGCAAAGCGCCTGACAGCGAGCACATCAGCTATGTGTTCAGCGGTGAATGGCGCGGCCCGCAGGAGCTGATGCCGCCGGATGATACGCTCAAAGGCTGGACGCTGAAAAAGATTATCTGGCGTCGCTGAGTCTTGCGTAAACGCAACGCCTGAACCGTGAAATCGGGTACAATACGCCCGGTTTTGCCACCCGGTGGCAGCGGTTTATCAGGAGGAGTGATGTCTGTGGTTCAAAGCGGCATTTTGCCGGAGCATTGTCGCGCGGCTATCTGGCTTGAGGCGAGCGTTGATGAAAGCCAGCGTGAGGCGCTGCGCGCGGCGAGTAAAATTTTCGCCGATAAAGTCGCGACCTTTCAGGCGCAGTTTCCCGAGGCGAATCTTGGCGTTGTCGTGGCGTTCGGCCACACCCTTTGGCGGGCGCTGACGAAAGATGACAGCGCGGCGGAGCTGAAAGACTTTGCGCCGCTCGGTAAAGGGCTCGCGCCCGCGACGCAGCACGACGTGCTTATCCACATTCTCTCTCTGCGTCACGATGTGAATTTCTCCGTGGCCCAGGCGGCGCTGGAAGCATTCGGCGACGCGCTGAAAATCGAAGAGGAAACCCACGGTTTTCGCTGGGTGGAAGATCGCGACCTGAGCGGTTTTGTCGATGGCACCGAAAACCCGGCGGGCGAAGAGACGCGCCGCGAAGTGGCAGTGATTCAGAACGGCATCGACGCGGGCGGCAGTTACGTCTTCGTGCAGCGCTGGGAGCATAATCTCAAACAGCTCAATCGTATGAGCGTGCCGGATCAGGAGATGATGATAGGGCGCACCAAAGTCGCTAACGAAGAGATCGACGGCGACGTGCGTCCTGTTACGTCGCATCTTTCACGCGTTGATCTGAAAGAAGACGGCAAAGGACTGAAGATTGTGCGCCAGAGCCTGCCTTACGGCACGGCCAGCGGCGTGCATGGCCTTTACTTCTGCGCCTACTGCGCGCGTCTTTATAACATCGAACAGCAACTGCTGAGCATGTTTGGCGATACTGACGGCAAGCGCGACGCCATGCTGCGCTTCACGCGTCCGGTGACCGGCGGCTACTATTTCGCGCCTTCACTGACCCGCCTGCTTGCCCTTTAATTCCCTTCGCGCGCGGCCTTACGGGCCGCGCCTTCACGCCTTTCGTCTTATATCCTTTTGCGCTTGCAAATCACTAAACGGTATATAAAAGCGGTATAGCTTTCTCACCCGTATAAATACACTGATGGCTCGATCGTTATCACATTTATAAGGTGCAAAATGGCCGTGAAATCAGTGAAAAAAGCATGGGGCGCGCTGGCGATTTCTCTGCTGATGGCGGGTTCCGCGCAGGCGACTGAACTGCTTAACAGCTCTTATGATGTTTCGCGCGAGCTGTTCGCTGCCCTGAACCCGCCGTTTGAACAGCAGTGGGCGAAGGAGAACAACGGCGACAAGCTGACGATCAAACAGTCTCACGCAGGCTCCTCAAAGCAGGCGCTCGCGATTTTACAGGGCTTAAAAGCAGACGTTGTAACTTATAACCAGGTGACCGACGTTCAGATCCTGCATGACAAAGGCAATCTGATCCCGGCCGACTGGCAGGCGCGTCTGCCGAACAATAGCTCGCCGTTTTACTCCACCATGGCGTTCCTGGTCCGTAAAGGAAACCCGAAGAACATTCACGACTGGAATGACCTGGTGCGCCCGGACGTGAAGCTGATTTTCCCGAACCCGAAAACCTCCGGCAACGCGCGCTATACCTATCTGGCGGCCTGGGGCGCGGCGGATAAAGCCGACGGCGGCGATAAAGCCAAAACCGAGCAGTTTATGACCCAGTTCCTGAAAAACGTTGAGGTGTTCGACACCGGCGGGCGCGGCGCGACCACCACGTTTGTCGAGCGCGGCCTGGGTGACGTGCTGATTAGTTTTGAATCGGAAGTCAATAACATCCGTAATCAGTACGCCAAAGAAGGCTACGAAGTCGTGGTGCCGAAGGTGAATATCCTGGCGGAGTTCCCGGTGGCGTGGGTCGATAAAAACGTAAAGGCCAACGGCACGGAAAAAGCGGCCAAAGCCTACCTGAACTGGCTCTACACGCCACAGGCGCAGCAGATTATCACCAGCTATTACTACCGCGTGAATAACCCGCAGGTGATGGAATCGCTGAAAGATAAATTCCCGCAAACCGAGCTGTTCCGCGTGGAAGACGCCTTCGGCACATGGCCGGACGTGATGAAAACCCATTTCGCGAGCGGCGGTGAGTTCGACAAGCTGGTGGCGGCGGGGCGTAAGTGATGTTTGCTGTGTCTAAACGCGTGCTGCCGGGGTTTACCTTAAGCCTCGGCACCAGTTTGTTGTTTGTCTGCCTTGTTCTGCTGCTGCCGCTGAGCGCGCTGGTAATGCAGCTCTCCCAGATGACCTGGGCGCAGTACTGGGACGTGATTTCTAATCCGCAGGTGGTGGCAGCGTACAAAGTGACGCTGCTCTCCGCGGCGGTCGCCTCGCTCTTTAACGGCGCGTTTGGCCTGCTGATGGCCTGGATTTTAACGCGCTACCGTTTTCCGGGCCGCACGCTGCTCGACGCGCTGATGGATCTGCCGTTCGCGCTGCCGACCGCCGTGGCTGGCCTGACGCTCGCCTCGCTGTTCTCGGTTAATGGTTTTTACGGCGAGTGGCTGGCGAAGTTTGATATCAAAGTGACGTATACCTGGCTTGGCATCGCGGTGGCAATGGCGTTCACCAGTATTCCTTTTGTCGTGCGTACCGTTCAGCCGGTGCTCGAAGAGCTGGGGCCGGAGTATGAAGAGGCGGCGGAAACCTTAGGCGCTACCCGCCTGCAAAGCTTTCGCAAAGTGGTGCTACCGGAGCTTTCGCCG
This sequence is a window from Cronobacter sakazakii. Protein-coding genes within it:
- the cysT gene encoding sulfate/thiosulfate ABC transporter permease CysT, yielding MFAVSKRVLPGFTLSLGTSLLFVCLVLLLPLSALVMQLSQMTWAQYWDVISNPQVVAAYKVTLLSAAVASLFNGAFGLLMAWILTRYRFPGRTLLDALMDLPFALPTAVAGLTLASLFSVNGFYGEWLAKFDIKVTYTWLGIAVAMAFTSIPFVVRTVQPVLEELGPEYEEAAETLGATRLQSFRKVVLPELSPALMAGVALSFTRSLGEFGAVIFIAGNIAWKTEVTSLMIFVRLQEFDYPAASAIASVILAASLLLLFAINTLQSRFGRRVVGH
- a CDS encoding sulfate ABC transporter substrate-binding protein is translated as MAVKSVKKAWGALAISLLMAGSAQATELLNSSYDVSRELFAALNPPFEQQWAKENNGDKLTIKQSHAGSSKQALAILQGLKADVVTYNQVTDVQILHDKGNLIPADWQARLPNNSSPFYSTMAFLVRKGNPKNIHDWNDLVRPDVKLIFPNPKTSGNARYTYLAAWGAADKADGGDKAKTEQFMTQFLKNVEVFDTGGRGATTTFVERGLGDVLISFESEVNNIRNQYAKEGYEVVVPKVNILAEFPVAWVDKNVKANGTEKAAKAYLNWLYTPQAQQIITSYYYRVNNPQVMESLKDKFPQTELFRVEDAFGTWPDVMKTHFASGGEFDKLVAAGRK
- a CDS encoding Dyp-type peroxidase, producing the protein MSVVQSGILPEHCRAAIWLEASVDESQREALRAASKIFADKVATFQAQFPEANLGVVVAFGHTLWRALTKDDSAAELKDFAPLGKGLAPATQHDVLIHILSLRHDVNFSVAQAALEAFGDALKIEEETHGFRWVEDRDLSGFVDGTENPAGEETRREVAVIQNGIDAGGSYVFVQRWEHNLKQLNRMSVPDQEMMIGRTKVANEEIDGDVRPVTSHLSRVDLKEDGKGLKIVRQSLPYGTASGVHGLYFCAYCARLYNIEQQLLSMFGDTDGKRDAMLRFTRPVTGGYYFAPSLTRLLAL